A window of Raphanus sativus cultivar WK10039 unplaced genomic scaffold, ASM80110v3 Scaffold2617, whole genome shotgun sequence genomic DNA:
GCACCGCAAGCCTTGCCTCTTGTCTCATTCTCATTCTTGCTTTTTCTTCTTGAAGAAGCTTCCTCTGCTTCTCTCTTCTCATCTTCATCATTGCCTCAGGCTTGTTACTACTCGACTTGACAATGATATCCGCAAACCTAATCTTTATCTCTGCcgcgcgaacagattttgacaCGAACAGCGGATCACGACCCTGACTTGTCGCTGTCGCCATTGCGAAACCCTAGTTTCTGGATTTGAAACGGAGAATGGGATAGAAACGAATCGACAGAGAAGTAACaaagaaatcaaaattttgaggaaaagaaaccctaaaactcggatttgtttttgtgttttcttgGAAGAGCGAAAGAGTTTCTGTAAAAATCTGTTTCGGTAGACTCAAGTGTGTTTATATAGGAGAAGGCGATCTTGTTAAGTGGGacctctcttttttatttttaatcaacaaGTGGGACTCGCTCTATTGCCTTCTTTTCGTTTAAAATTCGATTATTCGTTTTGCAATGGGTATATATTTCACAAACACCATTATTAACCGTGAAAAATGGTGAAGAGtcctaaaagaaaataatatattaatattaatttttttgtaaacaataatattttaatattctaatcatataattatatatttatttgttagtttttttttaatttaacaaaGTGTGTTACTTTAATTTCTTAAAGGTCCTATAAACTTATATTTTAGAACTTTTACCAATTGTCTCTCTTATTCttctgattttatatttttgtaagtaTTATAACTCCTTCCTTCAACTATAGTTGGAGCTGCCCAGAtcaaatattatcatatttttaatatttgtgatttttattattttatagatatttaattttccgatttgttttatttcaaaaaaaaatatggatatccattttggatatccgaaaattaatggatatttacaatatttacagatattttatctattttgtttaaaacatataaatttacaaaacattatacaatttttttttttttaaaaacaatacataatataaaagataatcttaaaaattataGACATGTACTTTTTTTAATCAACAAGTGGGACTCT
This region includes:
- the LOC130505826 gene encoding uncharacterized protein LOC130505826 isoform X2; translated protein: MATATSQGRDPLFVSKSVRAAEIKIRFADIIVKSSSNKPEAMMKMRREKQRKLLQEEKARMRMRQEARLAVLKVEEEEARSDYLRDDKLFLIDHHVTSAQISKGIRAYHSCIVDMNNVNKRKFVKGPMI